A stretch of the Photobacterium sp. CCB-ST2H9 genome encodes the following:
- a CDS encoding TRAP transporter substrate-binding protein, producing the protein MSLVKRTVRNALVAAGTVAVLLSSTAAYSAEKVYRLKLAETWGANFPIFGDTTKAMAAMAEKMSNGRLQIRIDSANKHKAPFGVFDMVKAGQYDIGHSASYYWKGKVPNTLYFSTMPFGMVAAEQYAWFYHGGGMELMEKVYGPHNLLSFPGGNTGVQMGGWFQKEIKSVDDLKGLKMRIPGFAGEVLAKLGASPTNIAPGELYTALERRTIDALEWVGPGLDLRMGFHKIAPYYYTGWHEPATELQFLVNKRSWERLPEDLQEILRVAMRLSAYDMYILNTHASAENWSTMKKEYPNIKVMHFPDDVMAAIRKANDELLAEQAAKDPLAKEILESQAAYLKKAREWTLIADKAYLDSQAQQE; encoded by the coding sequence ATGAGTCTGGTAAAACGCACTGTACGCAACGCGCTGGTTGCCGCCGGCACTGTTGCGGTTTTACTTTCCAGTACCGCCGCTTATTCCGCAGAAAAAGTCTATCGCCTGAAACTGGCTGAAACCTGGGGTGCAAACTTCCCGATTTTCGGGGATACCACCAAAGCGATGGCGGCAATGGCTGAGAAAATGTCCAATGGCCGCCTGCAGATCCGGATTGATTCCGCGAACAAACACAAAGCGCCGTTCGGTGTGTTTGATATGGTCAAAGCCGGTCAGTATGACATCGGCCACTCCGCTTCTTATTACTGGAAAGGCAAAGTACCGAACACCCTTTATTTCTCCACGATGCCATTCGGTATGGTTGCCGCTGAACAGTACGCCTGGTTCTACCACGGCGGTGGTATGGAACTGATGGAAAAGGTATACGGCCCGCACAATCTGCTGTCGTTCCCCGGCGGAAACACGGGCGTTCAGATGGGGGGATGGTTCCAGAAAGAAATCAAATCCGTTGATGACCTGAAAGGTCTGAAAATGCGTATTCCTGGTTTTGCGGGTGAAGTTCTGGCCAAACTGGGAGCCAGCCCGACCAATATCGCCCCCGGTGAGCTCTATACAGCACTGGAGCGTCGTACCATTGATGCGCTGGAGTGGGTCGGCCCGGGTCTGGACCTGCGAATGGGTTTTCACAAAATCGCCCCTTATTACTACACCGGCTGGCATGAACCGGCCACTGAGCTGCAATTCTTAGTCAACAAACGCTCTTGGGAGCGCCTGCCAGAAGATCTTCAGGAAATTCTGCGCGTTGCGATGCGCCTGTCTGCCTACGATATGTATATTCTGAACACCCATGCCAGTGCAGAAAACTGGTCAACCATGAAAAAAGAATATCCGAATATCAAGGTGATGCACTTCCCGGATGATGTCATGGCGGCAATCCGCAAAGCCAATGACGAGCTGCTGGCTGAGCAGGCAGCAAAAGATCCGCTGGCGAAAGAAATCCTGGAATCACAAGCGGCTTATCTGAAGAAAGCCCGTGAATGGACCCTGATTGCCGATAAAGCTTACCTCGACAGTCAGGCTCAACAGGAATAA
- a CDS encoding DUF1289 domain-containing protein, translated as MEQLDFFTIPSPCIGVCQANNRGYCKGCLRSREERFHWQEMNNDQKRHVIKLCKQRYQRLLRWKRELEAGVAQEADNPQQSLF; from the coding sequence ATGGAGCAGTTAGATTTCTTTACGATCCCCAGTCCGTGTATTGGTGTTTGCCAGGCCAATAATCGGGGATACTGCAAAGGGTGTCTGCGAAGCCGGGAAGAGCGATTCCACTGGCAGGAAATGAATAATGACCAGAAACGCCATGTCATTAAACTGTGTAAGCAGCGGTATCAGCGATTGCTCAGATGGAAGCGGGAACTGGAAGCGGGAGTTGCCCAGGAAGCTGACAATCCGCAACAAAGCTTGTTCTGA
- the rplY gene encoding 50S ribosomal protein L25, producing the protein MKFEAQVRSDLGKGASRRLRHANKFPAIIYGGEEAPVSIELNHDDVINQMDKAAFYEAITLVIDGKEVNVKPQDIQRHPFKPKVQHMDFIRI; encoded by the coding sequence ATGAAATTTGAAGCACAAGTACGTTCTGACCTGGGTAAAGGTGCGAGCCGCCGCCTGCGTCACGCTAACAAGTTCCCTGCAATCATCTACGGTGGCGAAGAAGCGCCAGTTTCTATCGAACTGAACCACGATGACGTGATCAACCAAATGGACAAAGCTGCGTTCTACGAAGCAATCACTCTGGTTATCGACGGTAAAGAAGTGAACGTTAAGCCACAAGACATCCAGCGTCACCCATTCAAGCCAAAAGTTCAGCACATGGACTTCATCCGCATCTAA
- a CDS encoding TonB-dependent hemoglobin/transferrin/lactoferrin family receptor — protein sequence MNHKKLSLIASAVLLALSPTLHAQEKTSAADEMIVVTASRLEATQQEKTRSIDVVDQKKLAEIQPTSVADALKFEPNVSVVGGNVPGNQSVNIRGLQDNKILQVVDGNRQNFSFDHRPSYFLDPSLLSEVKVIKGPISSLYGSGAIGGVVIQNTINAADIVDGQGLGGRIKTGYQDNGDVWTNAAAIASQSDRINWLLAGSTRDTGAMEQGNGHKLYGTESKDTTGLAKLNWQANAANRLGLSLRYSDRDGHPPVVGSTDPAAADTLIDRDTKDQNITLSYNLNPSSELINLDVSVYHNLSEISETATTGNGKDLSKITTLGFKVTNLSKAGDVQLYTGLDGYQDKLNAKRGEGEQGRPTPPDGAETTTLGAFAYVNYALTNSIGLDAGLRYDTFTSEADGYQDNDESALSPSAGISWQAASWMQWSLRYDEAFRAPSTTELFTDGTHFTMFSIPGIGPVTNTFIPNSDLKPEKAKNIELKGQFDFENLLAEDKLSLTAAVFRNEVKDFINLEVDVPGNQAMMGCIMGSGSGIGCAGTSRSVNVDRAELEGYELSAVYQIENLTAGLSYGQTRGKDKADGSWLENVPADKWVAQLEYGFWQIDTNVGTRVMFVSDQDRVKEGETYQGYQTADFYASWEPMSSLDGLKVDFTVANAFDENYRIAWNQVYQPGRSFRLSAQYTF from the coding sequence ATGAATCATAAAAAGTTGTCACTGATTGCCAGCGCTGTTTTGCTGGCACTTTCACCTACATTGCATGCTCAGGAAAAAACGTCGGCGGCTGATGAAATGATTGTTGTGACCGCATCGCGGCTGGAAGCCACACAACAAGAGAAAACACGTTCGATTGACGTGGTTGATCAGAAAAAGCTGGCTGAAATCCAGCCGACTTCAGTCGCAGATGCACTGAAATTTGAACCCAATGTTTCTGTGGTCGGCGGCAATGTACCGGGAAATCAGTCGGTGAACATTCGTGGCTTACAGGATAATAAAATCCTGCAGGTCGTTGATGGCAACCGCCAGAACTTCAGCTTTGACCACAGACCATCTTATTTCCTGGATCCTTCTTTGCTCAGTGAAGTGAAAGTGATTAAGGGCCCGATCAGTTCCCTGTATGGCTCCGGCGCAATTGGCGGCGTGGTGATTCAAAATACGATCAATGCTGCGGATATTGTTGATGGTCAGGGGCTGGGTGGCCGAATTAAAACCGGTTATCAGGACAATGGGGATGTCTGGACAAACGCTGCTGCGATTGCCAGTCAGTCTGACCGCATCAATTGGCTGCTGGCCGGAAGCACACGTGACACGGGTGCAATGGAGCAGGGTAACGGTCACAAACTGTACGGGACTGAGTCGAAAGATACGACAGGTCTGGCGAAACTGAACTGGCAGGCAAATGCAGCCAATCGCCTTGGTCTCAGTCTGCGCTATTCTGATCGAGACGGACACCCGCCGGTTGTGGGCTCGACCGATCCTGCTGCGGCTGACACACTGATTGATCGTGATACGAAGGATCAGAATATCACCCTGAGTTACAACCTGAACCCGTCGAGCGAGCTGATCAATCTGGACGTCAGTGTTTACCATAATCTGTCCGAGATCTCTGAAACCGCCACCACGGGGAACGGGAAAGATCTGAGTAAGATCACCACGCTCGGCTTTAAAGTGACGAACCTGTCGAAGGCAGGGGATGTTCAGCTTTATACCGGGCTTGACGGCTATCAGGATAAACTGAATGCCAAACGAGGCGAAGGAGAGCAAGGACGTCCGACACCCCCGGACGGTGCTGAAACCACAACACTGGGTGCTTTCGCTTATGTGAATTATGCACTGACGAACAGCATTGGCCTGGATGCCGGCTTACGTTACGACACCTTTACCTCTGAAGCGGATGGTTATCAGGACAACGACGAATCCGCGCTGTCACCTTCTGCCGGTATCAGCTGGCAGGCCGCTTCCTGGATGCAGTGGTCTTTGCGATATGATGAGGCATTCCGTGCACCGAGCACCACAGAACTCTTTACCGACGGCACTCACTTTACGATGTTCAGCATTCCGGGGATTGGGCCGGTTACGAACACCTTCATTCCAAACTCGGATTTGAAACCCGAGAAAGCGAAGAATATTGAGTTGAAAGGTCAATTTGATTTCGAAAACCTGCTGGCTGAAGACAAGCTGAGCCTGACAGCTGCGGTTTTCCGCAATGAGGTGAAAGATTTCATCAATCTGGAAGTTGACGTACCCGGTAATCAGGCAATGATGGGTTGCATCATGGGAAGTGGCTCAGGGATTGGTTGTGCCGGAACGAGCCGTTCTGTCAACGTGGATCGTGCAGAACTGGAAGGTTATGAACTGTCGGCGGTTTATCAGATTGAAAATCTGACGGCGGGTCTGTCTTATGGCCAGACACGCGGTAAAGATAAAGCAGATGGCTCATGGCTGGAGAATGTCCCGGCTGACAAATGGGTCGCTCAGCTTGAATATGGTTTCTGGCAAATTGATACCAACGTTGGTACACGGGTGATGTTTGTCAGCGATCAGGACCGTGTGAAAGAAGGTGAGACTTATCAGGGTTATCAAACGGCGGATTTCTATGCGAGCTGGGAGCCGATGTCGAGTCTGGATGGCCTGAAAGTCGATTTCACCGTCGCGAATGCGTTTGATGAAAACTATCGCATTGCATGGAATCAGGTCTATCAACCAGGGCGTTCTTTCCGACTGTCGGCGCAATACACTTTCTAA
- a CDS encoding LysR family transcriptional regulator, with product MNKNDNDLLAFVTVAREGSLTKAAVLLGVSQSALSHAVRGLEQRLDVRLLNRTTRSVSSIEAGERLMNAIAPKLSEIDQELELINEFKLRPAGTIRITAAEHAVNTILWPKVRELLLEYPEINVEISVNYGLVDIVSERFDAGIRLGESLDQDMIAVPISPQLRMAVVATPEYCKKPGKPQTPGELVNHNCINIRLPTYGGVYAWEFEKGSKVINVNVKGQMVMTSSQGRLEASLAGLGVTYIPEDLVQTHLDSGRLERVLDDWCAPFDGYYLYYANRQLSSPAFKLLVEALRYPRE from the coding sequence ATGAATAAAAACGATAACGATCTGCTGGCGTTTGTGACCGTCGCTCGTGAAGGTAGTTTGACAAAGGCGGCCGTGCTGCTGGGTGTGTCTCAGTCCGCGTTAAGTCACGCCGTTCGGGGTTTAGAGCAGCGGCTGGATGTCCGGTTACTCAATCGCACGACGCGAAGTGTATCGTCAATCGAAGCGGGTGAACGGTTGATGAACGCCATTGCGCCAAAGCTTTCTGAAATTGATCAGGAGCTGGAGCTGATCAACGAGTTTAAGCTGCGTCCCGCAGGAACCATTCGCATCACGGCTGCTGAGCACGCAGTGAATACCATTTTATGGCCTAAAGTTCGCGAACTGCTGCTCGAATATCCGGAAATCAACGTTGAAATCAGCGTCAATTATGGTCTGGTCGATATTGTGTCTGAACGCTTTGATGCGGGCATTCGTTTAGGGGAAAGTCTGGATCAGGACATGATCGCAGTTCCCATTTCTCCGCAATTGCGAATGGCGGTGGTTGCTACGCCGGAATACTGTAAAAAGCCCGGTAAACCGCAAACGCCGGGCGAACTGGTCAATCACAACTGTATCAACATTCGTTTGCCAACCTACGGCGGGGTGTATGCGTGGGAATTCGAGAAAGGCAGTAAAGTCATCAATGTGAACGTCAAAGGCCAGATGGTCATGACCAGCTCACAGGGGCGTCTCGAAGCGTCGTTGGCTGGCCTTGGGGTGACCTACATACCGGAAGATCTCGTGCAAACTCATCTCGACAGCGGCCGACTGGAACGTGTGCTGGATGACTGGTGCGCACCCTTTGACGGCTATTACCTTTACTACGCCAATCGTCAGCTTTCATCTCCGGCCTTTAAGCTGCTGGTTGAGGCACTTCGCTACCCGCGGGAATGA
- a CDS encoding AraC family transcriptional regulator: MDHSNSMATATLTFARQIEQWTRNTNQFDTAIPGVRLSHWKTPTPPTSYTHKSSICLIAQGKKRVILGEDSFVYDANHFLISSVDLPIIANIMEASPDTPYLGLVMELDLQEISQLIVDSELSFNPGKEAHKGIAVGELSKPLLDAFVRLLALLDEPASIKILAPVIKREIFYRLLTSEQGGRLNQIVTAGSHSHQISKAIDWLKNNFVKPLSVSELASYTGMSKSAFYTHFRAMTSMTPLQFQKKLRLSEARRLMLTENLDAMATTFRVGYESPSQFSREYSRLFGAPPSKDIKALREADIS; encoded by the coding sequence ATGGACCATTCAAATTCCATGGCAACAGCAACCCTGACCTTCGCCCGGCAAATCGAGCAATGGACCCGGAATACCAATCAGTTTGATACGGCTATTCCGGGTGTTCGTCTGAGTCACTGGAAAACACCGACTCCACCAACAAGCTATACGCACAAATCCAGTATTTGCCTGATTGCACAGGGTAAAAAGCGGGTGATACTCGGTGAGGACAGCTTTGTTTATGATGCGAACCACTTCCTGATTTCCTCAGTCGATCTCCCGATCATCGCCAACATCATGGAAGCCAGTCCGGACACGCCTTATCTTGGCCTGGTGATGGAACTCGACCTTCAAGAGATCTCACAACTGATCGTCGACAGTGAATTGTCATTTAACCCAGGCAAAGAAGCGCACAAAGGGATTGCTGTCGGTGAACTGTCCAAGCCTCTGCTGGATGCTTTTGTTCGTTTGTTGGCACTGCTCGATGAACCGGCAAGCATCAAAATTCTCGCCCCGGTGATCAAACGAGAAATCTTCTATCGCTTACTGACTTCCGAACAAGGCGGACGTTTGAATCAAATCGTCACCGCAGGCAGTCACAGTCATCAGATTTCAAAAGCCATCGACTGGCTGAAAAACAACTTTGTGAAACCACTGAGCGTAAGTGAACTGGCCTCATACACCGGGATGAGTAAATCAGCGTTTTACACTCACTTTCGTGCCATGACGTCCATGACGCCGCTGCAATTTCAAAAGAAACTGCGTTTAAGTGAAGCGCGTCGATTGATGCTGACTGAAAATCTCGACGCCATGGCGACAACCTTCCGCGTTGGATACGAAAGTCCATCCCAATTCAGCCGTGAATACAGCCGCCTGTTCGGTGCACCGCCTTCAAAAGACATTAAGGCGCTGCGTGAGGCAGATATCTCCTGA